In the Methylomagnum ishizawai genome, TTGCGGGCGCTGGCCGGGCGCGACGTGCTGCTGATCGACACCGACACCCAGGGCAGCGCCAGCGACTGGGCGCAGCAGCGCGGCGACGGCGGCGCGCGGCGCGTCGCCTGCGTGCAGAAGTTCGGGAAGGGCTTGCAGGCCGAGGTGCTGGACCTGGCCGGGCGCTACCAGGACGTCGTCATCGACGCCGGGGGCCGCGACTCGGTGGAACTGCGCGCCGCCCTGGTGGTGGCCGGGCGGGCCTATATCCCGGTCCAGCCCTCGCAGTTCGACCTGTGGACCCTGGACCGCATGGACGGGCTGGTGGGCACGGCCCAGGGCTTCAATCCCGGCCTGGAGGCGCGGGTGGTCCTCTGCCGGGCCTCCACCCATCCCGCGGTCGGCGACCGCCGCGACGCCGCCGAGCTCATGGCCGACTTCCCCCATCTGGCCCTGTCCGCCACCGCCATCCACGACCGCGCCGCCTACCGCAAGGCGGCGCGGGAGGGCCTGTGCGTGGAGGAACTGAGGCCCAGGGACGCCAAGGCCGCCGAGGAAACCCTAGCGCTCTACCAGGAGGCATTTAGTGAGTAAGTTCACCCGCAAACCCAGGCCCGCCCCGGCGGTCGAGGATTTCATCGCCGGGTCCGGTCCGGGCCCGGACCGGACGGATGATTCCGAACCATTCGATACCATATCAAGCGATTTCAAACCGGATCATCCGGTATTCGGGCAGATATTGGCGGTCCTCTCCCAAATATCTGATTCCATTGATAAAAACTCCAACCCAGATAGGCCGAGAACCATGGATAACACCGTTTCATCCAATATCATATCATCTGACACCCTATCATCAGATACGGTGGGATACCCCTGGGAACATCCGAGGGTGCGGCACGACGTGCAGAAGGTCTACAACCTGAGGTTGCCGGAGCCTTATCTGCTGAAGCTGAAATTCATCGCCGGCAACACGCCGGGCTCGATGCAACGCTTCTGCCTGGACGCCCTGCTGCCCGCCATCGACGCCGAGATCGAACGGCTGACCGGGAAGCCGGGCTAGGCCCGGACCGGGGCCGGAAAGTTATCCACAGTTCGGGTTTAGAGTGGGGAAAACTCGGGTTTTGAGTGGGAAAAGTTATCCACAGTTCGGGTTTAGAGTGGGGAAAACTCGGGTTTTGAGTGGGAAAAGTTATCCACAGTTCGGGTTTAGAGTGGGGAAAGTTCGGGTTTAGAGTGGGGAAAGTTCGGGTTTAGAGTGGGAGGAAGTT is a window encoding:
- a CDS encoding AAA family ATPase, producing MIILIGGEKGGTGKTTLATNLAALRALAGRDVLLIDTDTQGSASDWAQQRGDGGARRVACVQKFGKGLQAEVLDLAGRYQDVVIDAGGRDSVELRAALVVAGRAYIPVQPSQFDLWTLDRMDGLVGTAQGFNPGLEARVVLCRASTHPAVGDRRDAAELMADFPHLALSATAIHDRAAYRKAAREGLCVEELRPRDAKAAEETLALYQEAFSE